A part of Candidatus Thorarchaeota archaeon genomic DNA contains:
- the galK gene encoding galactokinase, with protein sequence MGYSHNRMKTALADLIDADFHYPVLSRAPGRVEILGNHTDYNGGLVLSSTIDRYVYSLGVGADEVRLFSLDFNEEIEFLLGGLSPSGRTEWHDYIRGVYWAMGRRGYNVNGIAAVVTGNIPIGAGLSSSAALEVSFVNLIAELNDLHLEPKKRAMIAFEAERIYCAVACGIMDQFTSQLGTENSVLHINCSSLQTRSIPLPSDLSLVVTDSKVSRPAGEALNERKSECQDALNLLKKNDWEIANLSSVTPNQLSEASEILDETLMKRVRHVVEENQRVKEGFRALERGNLTRFGELMYDSHSSSKSLYEVSHPKLDLLVDIAQKAEGVIGSRLTGAGFGGSTISIVKSSLVDSFADRIKQEYLNETGIEPQVMKCEIPEGVTLGRIDV encoded by the coding sequence AATGAAAACAGCTCTTGCCGATTTGATAGATGCCGATTTTCATTATCCAGTACTGTCGAGAGCACCCGGGCGCGTTGAGATTCTAGGCAATCATACTGACTACAATGGAGGCCTCGTCTTATCCTCGACGATCGACAGGTATGTCTATTCATTGGGCGTTGGGGCCGATGAAGTACGCCTGTTTTCTCTGGATTTCAATGAGGAGATTGAATTCCTCCTAGGAGGGTTGTCACCAAGTGGACGGACAGAATGGCATGATTATATTCGTGGTGTCTATTGGGCAATGGGCCGCCGCGGTTACAATGTGAATGGTATAGCTGCTGTTGTAACAGGTAACATTCCAATAGGAGCGGGACTGAGTTCTTCAGCGGCTTTAGAAGTATCTTTCGTCAATTTGATAGCAGAACTAAACGACTTGCATCTGGAACCCAAGAAAAGAGCTATGATTGCCTTTGAGGCCGAACGTATCTACTGTGCAGTAGCTTGTGGCATAATGGATCAATTTACCAGCCAACTCGGTACGGAGAATTCTGTTCTTCACATCAACTGTTCGTCGCTTCAAACAAGAAGTATCCCCCTTCCTTCTGATTTGAGTTTGGTAGTGACAGATAGCAAGGTGTCTCGACCTGCAGGTGAAGCGCTGAATGAACGCAAATCGGAATGTCAAGACGCGTTGAACTTGCTGAAGAAGAACGATTGGGAAATAGCGAATCTTAGCTCAGTAACGCCGAATCAGCTGTCCGAAGCTTCGGAGATTCTTGATGAGACTTTGATGAAACGTGTTCGTCATGTAGTCGAAGAGAATCAACGAGTAAAAGAGGGATTCCGAGCACTTGAGCGTGGTAATTTGACCCGATTTGGAGAACTCATGTACGACTCTCATTCCAGCTCAAAATCTCTATATGAGGTCAGTCACCCAAAACTAGACCTCCTTGTTGATATTGCACAGAAGGCAGAAGGAGTAATTGGTAGCCGCTTGACGGGAGCGGGATTTGGTGGTTCAACTATTTCTATTGTCAAATCCTCACTGGTTGACTCTTTTGCAGACAGAATCAAACAAGAATACTTGAATGAAACTGGTATCGAACCGCAGGTTATGAAATGTGAAATTCCTGAAGGGGTTACTCTTGGAAGGATTGACGTTTAG